A single genomic interval of Metasolibacillus fluoroglycofenilyticus harbors:
- a CDS encoding heavy metal translocating P-type ATPase: protein MATTKETTLQITGMTCAACATRIEKGLNKMDGVEQATVNLALEKSAIKYDADKINTTDLEKKIESLGYGTVKEKAELDITGMTCAACATRIEKGLNKLSGVSVANVNLALEKATIEFNPSEIAVADIIERVEKLGYGAVQPVAKAGIDHRQQAIKKQTRKFIAAVIFALPLLWTMVGHFSFTSFLYVPDLLMNPWVQMALATPVQFIIGGQFYVSAYKALRNGSANMDVLVAMGTSAAYFYSVYQAILYGNSHHAHLYFETSAVLITLILLGKLFEAKAKGRSSEAIKKLMGLQAKTALVVRDGVEMEIPLEEVLFGDIILVKPGEKIPVDGGVIEGSTAVDESMLTGESLPVDKKVGDLLFGATVNNNGFIRMKATKVGRDTALAQIIKVVEDAQGSKAPIQRLADKISGIFVPIVVAIAVLAFIAWIVWVKPGEFTPALEVFITILVIACPCALGLATPTSIMAGSGRAAEFGILFKGGEHLEQTGHIDTVVVDKTGTVTYGKPVLTDILLTDDAEETAVLSLVGAAEKQSEHPLAQAIVQGIEERNITLGDVQYFEAIPGYGVQATVSGQAVIVGTRKLMAQYDIHIEEVLPSMEALEENGKTAMLVAINGQYAGMVAVADTVKETSKAAVERLHAMGIKVIMMTGDNERTAHAIGAEVGVDQIIAEVLPEGKAEEVKKLQATGKKVAMVGDGINDAPALVTADIGMAIGTGTDIAMEAADITLIRGDLNGIADAILMSRKTMRNIKQNLFWAFAYNTLGIPIAAIGLLAPWVAGAAMAFSSVSVVLNALRLQRVKLH from the coding sequence ATGGCAACTACAAAAGAAACAACATTACAAATTACAGGGATGACCTGTGCAGCCTGTGCGACACGCATCGAAAAAGGCTTAAACAAGATGGACGGTGTAGAACAAGCAACTGTCAATCTAGCACTTGAAAAATCGGCAATCAAATATGATGCGGATAAAATTAACACAACCGATTTAGAGAAGAAAATTGAATCACTTGGCTATGGTACAGTGAAAGAGAAGGCTGAATTAGACATTACGGGTATGACTTGTGCAGCCTGTGCAACACGTATCGAAAAGGGCTTGAATAAATTATCAGGTGTCTCAGTTGCCAACGTCAATTTAGCGTTGGAAAAGGCAACAATTGAGTTTAATCCGTCTGAAATTGCGGTAGCTGACATAATCGAACGTGTCGAAAAGCTCGGATACGGTGCAGTACAGCCTGTTGCGAAAGCAGGAATAGACCATCGACAGCAAGCGATAAAAAAACAAACACGTAAATTTATTGCAGCAGTGATTTTTGCACTACCATTACTTTGGACGATGGTTGGGCACTTCTCATTTACCTCTTTCTTATATGTACCTGACCTTTTAATGAATCCATGGGTACAGATGGCGCTAGCTACACCTGTACAATTTATTATTGGCGGACAATTTTATGTGAGTGCTTATAAAGCGCTACGCAATGGCAGTGCCAATATGGATGTGCTTGTAGCGATGGGGACATCTGCTGCTTATTTTTACAGTGTTTATCAAGCGATTTTATACGGCAATTCTCATCATGCACATCTTTACTTTGAGACAAGTGCCGTCCTCATTACCTTAATTTTGCTTGGCAAATTATTTGAGGCTAAAGCAAAGGGTCGTTCATCTGAGGCGATTAAAAAGTTAATGGGACTTCAGGCAAAAACAGCACTTGTCGTACGCGATGGTGTTGAAATGGAAATTCCATTAGAAGAAGTATTATTCGGTGATATTATTTTAGTAAAACCCGGTGAAAAAATTCCTGTCGATGGCGGGGTTATTGAGGGTAGCACAGCGGTAGATGAATCGATGCTGACAGGTGAAAGCTTGCCTGTTGATAAAAAAGTTGGCGATTTATTATTCGGTGCGACAGTTAATAACAATGGCTTTATTCGCATGAAGGCAACAAAGGTTGGACGTGACACAGCACTCGCTCAAATTATTAAAGTTGTCGAGGATGCACAAGGCTCTAAAGCGCCCATTCAGCGACTTGCTGATAAAATTTCGGGTATTTTTGTACCGATTGTTGTCGCAATTGCTGTGCTAGCATTTATCGCTTGGATTGTTTGGGTGAAGCCTGGTGAATTCACACCTGCACTTGAAGTTTTCATTACTATTCTTGTTATCGCATGCCCTTGTGCACTTGGCCTTGCAACACCTACGTCCATTATGGCAGGCTCTGGACGCGCTGCTGAATTCGGCATTTTATTTAAAGGTGGCGAGCATTTAGAACAAACGGGACATATCGACACAGTCGTCGTCGATAAAACAGGAACTGTGACATATGGTAAACCGGTATTGACAGACATCTTACTAACTGATGATGCAGAAGAAACAGCTGTATTATCCCTAGTTGGTGCAGCCGAAAAGCAGTCGGAGCATCCATTAGCACAAGCGATTGTTCAAGGTATCGAGGAGCGCAATATCACATTAGGCGATGTGCAATATTTTGAGGCAATTCCCGGCTACGGTGTGCAGGCGACTGTTTCAGGGCAAGCGGTGATTGTTGGTACACGTAAATTAATGGCACAATACGATATTCATATCGAAGAAGTTTTACCATCAATGGAAGCTTTAGAGGAAAACGGCAAAACAGCTATGCTTGTTGCTATTAATGGGCAATATGCTGGGATGGTAGCAGTTGCGGATACTGTGAAGGAAACTTCGAAGGCTGCCGTAGAGCGTCTCCATGCAATGGGGATTAAAGTAATTATGATGACAGGCGACAATGAACGCACAGCACATGCAATTGGTGCTGAAGTAGGTGTCGACCAAATTATTGCGGAGGTACTTCCTGAAGGCAAAGCTGAAGAAGTGAAGAAGCTTCAGGCAACCGGCAAAAAGGTGGCTATGGTCGGTGACGGAATTAATGATGCACCTGCTCTCGTTACTGCGGATATCGGGATGGCGATAGGTACAGGAACCGACATTGCAATGGAGGCGGCAGATATTACATTAATTCGCGGAGATTTAAACGGCATTGCTGACGCTATTTTAATGAGCCGCAAAACGATGCGCAATATTAAACAAAACCTATTTTGGGCTTTTGCCTACAACACATTAGGCATTCCAATCGCAGCAATTGGCTTGCTGGCACCTTGGGTTGCAGGCGCTGCGATGGCGTTTAGCTCTGTGTCAGTTGTTCTTAACGCCTTACGATTACAACGTGTAAAGCTTCATTAA